One window from the genome of Solea solea chromosome 2, fSolSol10.1, whole genome shotgun sequence encodes:
- the nck2a gene encoding cytoplasmic protein NCK2a produces the protein MTEEVIVVAKWDYTAQQDQELDIRKNERLFLLDDSKTWWRVRNAANQTGYVPSNYVERKNSLKKGSLVKNIKDTLGLGKAKRKPSARDASPTPSSDTEYPSNGSGGGGGGRGGRGGGGGGGGGGAERIYDLNIPAVAKFAYTAELEDELTLVKGSQVVVMEKCSDGWWRGSQAGHVGWFPSNYVQEDVGGPDDGGEADASRGFHAGPQGTLLANGRAGGHAAVLHLVQTLYPFSCVTEEELNFEKGEVMEVVEKPENDPEWWRCKNSRGMVGLVPKNYVMVVDELPPGRPPTTSSSPKNRTLAPARSGKFAGRDWYYGNITRHQAECVLNERGEEGDFLVRDSESSPNDFSVSLKATGKNKHFKVRQTEGVYCIGQRKFGSMEELVEHYKKAPIFTSEHGEKLYLVKALL, from the exons ATGACAGAGGAGGTGATTGTTGTAGCCAAGTGGGACTACACGGCCCAGCAGGACCAGGAACTTGACATCCGTAAAAACGAGCGTCTCTTCCTGCTGGACGACTCAAAGACCTGGTGGCGCGTCCGCAACGCCGCCAACCAGACGGGCTATGTGCCGTCGAACTACGTCGAGCGCAAGAACAGCCTGAAGAAAGGCTCGCTGGTGAAGAACATCAAAGACACTCTGG GTTTGGGAAAAGCCAAGCGGAAGCCGAGCGCCCGCGATGCTTCCCCAACACCGAGCTCGGACACAGAGTATCCCTCCAACGGCagcggaggaggtggaggaggaagaggaggaagaggaggaggtggaggaggtggaggaggtggagctgagAGAATCTACGACCTCAACATCCCCGCCGTGGCCAAGTTTGCCTACACAGCAGAGCTGGAGGACGAGCTGACCCTGGTCAAGGGATCCCAGGTGGTAGTGATGGAGAAGTGCAGTGACGGCTGGTGGCGGGGCAGCCAGGCCGGCCACGTGGGCTGGTTTCCCTCCAACTACGTCCAGGAGGATGTGGGAGGTCCAGACGACGGAGGAGAGGCAGATGCCTCGCGGGGCTTCCATGCAGGCCCGCAGGGCACTCTGCTGGCCAACGGGCGCGCGGGCGGTCACGCCGCCGTGCTCCACCTCGTTCAGACGCTCTACCCCTTCAGCTGCGTCACGGAGGAGGAGCTGAACTTTGAGAAGGGAGAGGTCATGGAGGTGGTGGAGAAGCCCGAGAACGACCCGGAGTGGTGGAGGTGTAAGAACTCTCGTGGCATGGTGGGCCTGGTGCCTAAGAACTATGTGATGGTGGTGGACGAGCTGCCGCCCGGCCGGCCCCCCACGACCTCCAGCTCCCCGAAGAACCGCACCTTGGCGCCGGCGCGCTCGGGCAAGTTCGCCGGCAGGGACTGGTACTACGGCAACATCACCCGGCACCAGGCCGAATGTGTGCTCAACGAGCGCGGGGAGGAAGGCGACTTCCTCGTACGAGACAGCGAGTCATCG CCCAATGATTTCTCCGTGTCCCTGAAGGCAACGGGGAAGAACAAGCACTTTAAAGTGCGTCAGACGGAGGGAGTTTACTGCATCGGCCAGCGCAAGTTCGGCTCCATGGAGGAGCTGGTGGAGCACTACAAGAAAGCCCCCATCTTTACCAGCGAGCACGGCGAGAAGCTGTACCTCGTCAAAGCGCTGCTGTGA